The Toxorhynchites rutilus septentrionalis strain SRP chromosome 3, ASM2978413v1, whole genome shotgun sequence genome includes a region encoding these proteins:
- the LOC129775590 gene encoding uncharacterized protein LOC129775590 isoform X3: protein MSSNADETDRSAVTNGNQQQNNVTVPTESQTTAPTIQETSLSTINSLSGSSDKATNWVKFDEEDGSKKPTEAPGTTPAKITQDKVSPAVLPTESVHISVDLRTSNTPKHNNQANTNTSPAVIHSASTITKTSQPAVIDIPKQSVNVVQPIQSMRTIELSTGRVREGFANGDVIVTLLPTNTRWPWITPAVFRPELVPEELMAQGLTLTVEEYVHAMETLVNDYRFTMYNICYKRVLVLWILFAFIVLLGLLFSGLYGITLFSLGVGWLFLNAAAIFLCMWVKLRLARGLERCMARVNKQLIRHKILLALDDRGHISCHKVNLCFLYFEPSQCISYLNEFIERSEQNGNTIEPGWESRLDVSTNDIVIQGANTTRLSRKQERGFLLLLRYASRWGNESMRGLIDVTSLQPARHCRQFQCPCQYIEFHLKCKPRGYPCSCCATLTDPHFQYAY, encoded by the exons ATGAGTTCAAACGCAGATGAAACCGATCGTAGCGCGGTGACTAATGGTAACCAGCAGCAAAACAATGTAACAGTACCAACGGAATCTCAGACCACCGCACCTACAATCCAAGAAACATCACTGTCCACGATAAATAGCCTCAGTGGTTCTTCAGACAAAGCAACAAACTGGGTTAAATTTGATGAGGAGGATGGCAGCAAAAAG CCTACCGAAGCGCCAGGTACAACCCCGGCAAAAATCACGCAAGATAAGGTTTCACCAGCAGTTCTGCCCACAGAATCTGTTCATATCAGTGTTGATTTGAGAACATCGAACACTCCGAAACACAACAATCAAGCCAATACAAACACATCGCCTGCGGTGATCCATTCTGCAAGCACCATAACCAAAACATCACAACCTGCGGTAATAGATATACCAAAGCAATCTGTTAATGTAGTTCAACCGATACAATCCATGCGCACGATCGAGCTTTCCACAGGCCGGGTACGAGAAGGTTTCG CGAATGGCGACGTAATAGTAACACTGTTGCCAACGAATACTCGTTGGCCCTGGATCACACCGGCTGTGTTCCGTCCAGAGCTTGTTCCCGAAGAACTTATGGCGCAGGGATTAACG CTCACTGTCGAAGAGTATGTCCACGCGATGGAAACTCTTGTGAATGACTACCGCTTCACCATGTACAACATTTGCTACAAACGAGTACTGGTCCTGTGGATCCTGTTTGCCTTTATCGTACTACTTGGTTTGCTGTTTTCCGGACTTTATGGAATCACACTATTTTCTTTGGGAGTGGGCTGGCTGTTCCTGAATGCGGCAGCAATTTTTCTGTGCATGTGGGTCAAGCTTCGTTTGGCGCGTGGTTTGGAGCGCTGCATGGCAAGAGTGAACAAGCAGTTGATAAGGCACAAGATTCTCCTAGCGCTGGACGATCGGGGCCACATATCCTGTCATAAAGTAAACCTCTGTTTTCTGTACTTTGAGCCTTCCCAATGTATCAGCTATTTGAATGAATTCATCGAACGGAGTGAACAGAATGGCAACACGATCGAACCTGGATGGGAGAGCCGATTGGATGTGTCCACAAATGATATCGTGATTCAAGGAGCGAACACGACTCGTCTATCGAGAAAGCAG GAACGAGGTTTTTTGCTGTTGCTACGGTACGCATCCAGGTGGGGGAACGAATCGATGCGTGGACTAATTGATGTAACATCCCTTCAGCCAGCCCGCCATTGCCGTCAGTTTCAGTGCCCTTGTCAATATATCGAGTTTCATCTCAAATGCAAACCACGAG
- the LOC129775590 gene encoding uncharacterized protein LOC129775590 isoform X1 → MSSNADETDRSAVTNGNQQQNNVTVPTESQTTAPTIQETSLSTINSLSGSSDKATNWVKFDEEDGSKKPTEAPGTTPAKITQDKVSPAVLPTESVHISVDLRTSNTPKHNNQANTNTSPAVIHSASTITKTSQPAVIDIPKQSVNVVQPIQSMRTIELSTGRVREGFANGDVIVTLLPTNTRWPWITPAVFRPELVPEELMAQGLTLTVEEYVHAMETLVNDYRFTMYNICYKRVLVLWILFAFIVLLGLLFSGLYGITLFSLGVGWLFLNAAAIFLCMWVKLRLARGLERCMARVNKQLIRHKILLALDDRGHISCHKVNLCFLYFEPSQCISYLNEFIERSEQNGNTIEPGWESRLDVSTNDIVIQGANTTRLSRKQGRAEEIFLRYLQRWGKDYLRRRLDWTIEENGIISAPRHIPTAYCPCQYAEEVLLHKKPKEDPRVCCASLRQRLQRIGFQF, encoded by the exons ATGAGTTCAAACGCAGATGAAACCGATCGTAGCGCGGTGACTAATGGTAACCAGCAGCAAAACAATGTAACAGTACCAACGGAATCTCAGACCACCGCACCTACAATCCAAGAAACATCACTGTCCACGATAAATAGCCTCAGTGGTTCTTCAGACAAAGCAACAAACTGGGTTAAATTTGATGAGGAGGATGGCAGCAAAAAG CCTACCGAAGCGCCAGGTACAACCCCGGCAAAAATCACGCAAGATAAGGTTTCACCAGCAGTTCTGCCCACAGAATCTGTTCATATCAGTGTTGATTTGAGAACATCGAACACTCCGAAACACAACAATCAAGCCAATACAAACACATCGCCTGCGGTGATCCATTCTGCAAGCACCATAACCAAAACATCACAACCTGCGGTAATAGATATACCAAAGCAATCTGTTAATGTAGTTCAACCGATACAATCCATGCGCACGATCGAGCTTTCCACAGGCCGGGTACGAGAAGGTTTCG CGAATGGCGACGTAATAGTAACACTGTTGCCAACGAATACTCGTTGGCCCTGGATCACACCGGCTGTGTTCCGTCCAGAGCTTGTTCCCGAAGAACTTATGGCGCAGGGATTAACG CTCACTGTCGAAGAGTATGTCCACGCGATGGAAACTCTTGTGAATGACTACCGCTTCACCATGTACAACATTTGCTACAAACGAGTACTGGTCCTGTGGATCCTGTTTGCCTTTATCGTACTACTTGGTTTGCTGTTTTCCGGACTTTATGGAATCACACTATTTTCTTTGGGAGTGGGCTGGCTGTTCCTGAATGCGGCAGCAATTTTTCTGTGCATGTGGGTCAAGCTTCGTTTGGCGCGTGGTTTGGAGCGCTGCATGGCAAGAGTGAACAAGCAGTTGATAAGGCACAAGATTCTCCTAGCGCTGGACGATCGGGGCCACATATCCTGTCATAAAGTAAACCTCTGTTTTCTGTACTTTGAGCCTTCCCAATGTATCAGCTATTTGAATGAATTCATCGAACGGAGTGAACAGAATGGCAACACGATCGAACCTGGATGGGAGAGCCGATTGGATGTGTCCACAAATGATATCGTGATTCAAGGAGCGAACACGACTCGTCTATCGAGAAAGCAG GGTAGAGCAGAGGAAATTTTCCTCCGGTATCTACAACGCTGGGGTAAGGATTATCTCCGGCGAAGATTGGATTGGACCATCGAAGAAAATGGAATAATTTCAGCCCCAAGACACATTCCAACTGCATACTGTCCGTGTCAGTATGCAGAAGAGGTTTTGCTGCACAAAAAACCAAAAGAAGATCCACGAGTTTGTTGTGCATCTCTGCGGCAACGTTTACAAAGGATAGGGTTCCAGTTTTAA
- the LOC129775590 gene encoding uncharacterized protein LOC129775590 isoform X4, translated as MSSNADETDRSAVTNGNQQQNNVTVPTESQTTAPTIQETSLSTINSLSGSSDKATNWVKFDEEDGSKKPTEAPGTTPAKITQDKVSPAVLPTESVHISVDLRTSNTPKHNNQANTNTSPAVIHSASTITKTSQPAVIDIPKQSVNVVQPIQSMRTIELSTGRVREGFANGDVIVTLLPTNTRWPWITPAVFRPELVPEELMAQGLTLTVEEYVHAMETLVNDYRFTMYNICYKRVLVLWILFAFIVLLGLLFSGLYGITLFSLGVGWLFLNAAAIFLCMWVKLRLARGLERCMARVNKQLIRHKILLALDDRGHISCHKVNLCFLYFEPSQCISYLNEFIERSEQNGNTIEPGWESRLDVSTNDIVIQGANTTRLSRKQERGFLLLLRYASRWGNESMRGLIDVTSLQPARHCRQFQCPCQYIEFHLKCKPRGYPFKWLSPIVGQVYPYN; from the exons ATGAGTTCAAACGCAGATGAAACCGATCGTAGCGCGGTGACTAATGGTAACCAGCAGCAAAACAATGTAACAGTACCAACGGAATCTCAGACCACCGCACCTACAATCCAAGAAACATCACTGTCCACGATAAATAGCCTCAGTGGTTCTTCAGACAAAGCAACAAACTGGGTTAAATTTGATGAGGAGGATGGCAGCAAAAAG CCTACCGAAGCGCCAGGTACAACCCCGGCAAAAATCACGCAAGATAAGGTTTCACCAGCAGTTCTGCCCACAGAATCTGTTCATATCAGTGTTGATTTGAGAACATCGAACACTCCGAAACACAACAATCAAGCCAATACAAACACATCGCCTGCGGTGATCCATTCTGCAAGCACCATAACCAAAACATCACAACCTGCGGTAATAGATATACCAAAGCAATCTGTTAATGTAGTTCAACCGATACAATCCATGCGCACGATCGAGCTTTCCACAGGCCGGGTACGAGAAGGTTTCG CGAATGGCGACGTAATAGTAACACTGTTGCCAACGAATACTCGTTGGCCCTGGATCACACCGGCTGTGTTCCGTCCAGAGCTTGTTCCCGAAGAACTTATGGCGCAGGGATTAACG CTCACTGTCGAAGAGTATGTCCACGCGATGGAAACTCTTGTGAATGACTACCGCTTCACCATGTACAACATTTGCTACAAACGAGTACTGGTCCTGTGGATCCTGTTTGCCTTTATCGTACTACTTGGTTTGCTGTTTTCCGGACTTTATGGAATCACACTATTTTCTTTGGGAGTGGGCTGGCTGTTCCTGAATGCGGCAGCAATTTTTCTGTGCATGTGGGTCAAGCTTCGTTTGGCGCGTGGTTTGGAGCGCTGCATGGCAAGAGTGAACAAGCAGTTGATAAGGCACAAGATTCTCCTAGCGCTGGACGATCGGGGCCACATATCCTGTCATAAAGTAAACCTCTGTTTTCTGTACTTTGAGCCTTCCCAATGTATCAGCTATTTGAATGAATTCATCGAACGGAGTGAACAGAATGGCAACACGATCGAACCTGGATGGGAGAGCCGATTGGATGTGTCCACAAATGATATCGTGATTCAAGGAGCGAACACGACTCGTCTATCGAGAAAGCAG GAACGAGGTTTTTTGCTGTTGCTACGGTACGCATCCAGGTGGGGGAACGAATCGATGCGTGGACTAATTGATGTAACATCCCTTCAGCCAGCCCGCCATTGCCGTCAGTTTCAGTGCCCTTGTCAATATATCGAGTTTCATCTCAAATGCAAACCACGAG
- the LOC129775590 gene encoding uncharacterized protein LOC129775590 isoform X2, producing MSSNADETDRSAVTNGNQQQNNVTVPTESQTTAPTIQETSLSTINSLSGSSDKATNWVKFDEEDGSKKPTEAPGTTPAKITQDKVSPAVLPTESVHISVDLRTSNTPKHNNQANTNTSPAVIHSASTITKTSQPAVIDIPKQSVNVVQPIQSMRTIELSTGRVREGFANGDVIVTLLPTNTRWPWITPAVFRPELVPEELMAQGLTLTVEEYVHAMETLVNDYRFTMYNICYKRVLVLWILFAFIVLLGLLFSGLYGITLFSLGVGWLFLNAAAIFLCMWVKLRLARGLERCMARVNKQLIRHKILLALDDRGHISCHKVNLCFLYFEPSQCISYLNEFIERSEQNGNTIEPGWESRLDVSTNDIVIQGANTTRLSRKQERGFLLLLRYASRWGNESMRGLIDVTSLQPARHCRQFQCPCQYIEFHLKCKPRGKCKFCNFLHWVTASEQYG from the exons ATGAGTTCAAACGCAGATGAAACCGATCGTAGCGCGGTGACTAATGGTAACCAGCAGCAAAACAATGTAACAGTACCAACGGAATCTCAGACCACCGCACCTACAATCCAAGAAACATCACTGTCCACGATAAATAGCCTCAGTGGTTCTTCAGACAAAGCAACAAACTGGGTTAAATTTGATGAGGAGGATGGCAGCAAAAAG CCTACCGAAGCGCCAGGTACAACCCCGGCAAAAATCACGCAAGATAAGGTTTCACCAGCAGTTCTGCCCACAGAATCTGTTCATATCAGTGTTGATTTGAGAACATCGAACACTCCGAAACACAACAATCAAGCCAATACAAACACATCGCCTGCGGTGATCCATTCTGCAAGCACCATAACCAAAACATCACAACCTGCGGTAATAGATATACCAAAGCAATCTGTTAATGTAGTTCAACCGATACAATCCATGCGCACGATCGAGCTTTCCACAGGCCGGGTACGAGAAGGTTTCG CGAATGGCGACGTAATAGTAACACTGTTGCCAACGAATACTCGTTGGCCCTGGATCACACCGGCTGTGTTCCGTCCAGAGCTTGTTCCCGAAGAACTTATGGCGCAGGGATTAACG CTCACTGTCGAAGAGTATGTCCACGCGATGGAAACTCTTGTGAATGACTACCGCTTCACCATGTACAACATTTGCTACAAACGAGTACTGGTCCTGTGGATCCTGTTTGCCTTTATCGTACTACTTGGTTTGCTGTTTTCCGGACTTTATGGAATCACACTATTTTCTTTGGGAGTGGGCTGGCTGTTCCTGAATGCGGCAGCAATTTTTCTGTGCATGTGGGTCAAGCTTCGTTTGGCGCGTGGTTTGGAGCGCTGCATGGCAAGAGTGAACAAGCAGTTGATAAGGCACAAGATTCTCCTAGCGCTGGACGATCGGGGCCACATATCCTGTCATAAAGTAAACCTCTGTTTTCTGTACTTTGAGCCTTCCCAATGTATCAGCTATTTGAATGAATTCATCGAACGGAGTGAACAGAATGGCAACACGATCGAACCTGGATGGGAGAGCCGATTGGATGTGTCCACAAATGATATCGTGATTCAAGGAGCGAACACGACTCGTCTATCGAGAAAGCAG GAACGAGGTTTTTTGCTGTTGCTACGGTACGCATCCAGGTGGGGGAACGAATCGATGCGTGGACTAATTGATGTAACATCCCTTCAGCCAGCCCGCCATTGCCGTCAGTTTCAGTGCCCTTGTCAATATATCGAGTTTCATCTCAAATGCAAACCACGAGGCAAGTgcaaattttgtaattttcttcATTGGGTGACGGCTTCTGAACAGTATGGGTAG